Proteins encoded in a region of the Paenibacillus wynnii genome:
- a CDS encoding glycosyltransferase family 2 protein: MITISLCLIVKDEQDTLGRCLASVSDLVDEIIIVDTGSTDDTKDIARNYTEHIYDFTWINDFSAARNYAFAQASKEYIFWLDADDVLKERDRLGLLALKESLDASVDSVTMNYHLAFDDHGNVTSSLRRNRLVKRSNGFRWIGAVHEYLEVSGNIMNSDIAVTHSSLHHDSDRNLYIYEQRLSAGETFSPRDLYYFANELLDHKRYERAILFYEQFLETDQGWIEDNISACGKMADCYHGLGNEQKGLAAALRSFQYDAPRGEVCCRIGYHFLQKNNLQTAVFWYKTAAETEQSPEHWGFRNLACSTWLPHLQLCVCYDRMGLHRLAYEHNEAARRYRPQDARVLQNKTYLEGILHSHADDHNNGGTI, from the coding sequence ATGATAACGATAAGTTTATGCCTAATTGTTAAGGACGAACAAGATACACTTGGGCGCTGTTTAGCCTCTGTCTCTGATCTGGTCGATGAGATTATTATTGTCGATACCGGATCTACAGATGATACCAAAGACATCGCCCGTAATTATACCGAACATATTTACGACTTTACGTGGATTAATGATTTCTCTGCGGCTCGTAATTATGCTTTTGCTCAGGCAAGCAAGGAGTATATCTTTTGGCTGGATGCGGATGATGTACTTAAGGAGCGTGACCGCCTCGGTCTACTTGCCCTAAAGGAATCTCTAGATGCTTCCGTTGATTCTGTAACAATGAATTACCACCTTGCTTTTGATGACCATGGCAATGTAACGTCTAGTCTCAGACGCAATCGTCTGGTGAAAAGAAGCAATGGATTTCGCTGGATCGGCGCCGTGCATGAATATTTAGAGGTTAGCGGAAACATTATGAACAGCGACATTGCCGTAACTCACAGCAGCCTGCATCATGACAGTGACCGTAACTTATACATATATGAGCAAAGATTGTCGGCTGGGGAGACCTTCTCACCGCGGGACTTATACTATTTCGCCAATGAGCTGCTTGACCATAAGAGGTATGAGCGGGCGATTCTTTTCTATGAGCAGTTTCTCGAGACAGATCAAGGGTGGATTGAGGATAACATCTCGGCATGCGGCAAAATGGCCGATTGTTACCATGGGCTGGGCAATGAGCAAAAGGGTCTCGCAGCAGCCTTGCGTTCTTTCCAGTACGATGCACCGAGAGGGGAAGTCTGCTGCCGCATCGGATATCATTTTTTGCAAAAAAACAACCTGCAAACTGCAGTTTTCTGGTACAAAACCGCCGCAGAGACCGAGCAATCGCCCGAACATTGGGGCTTCCGCAATCTGGCCTGCTCCACTTGGCTCCCTCATCTTCAGTTATGTGTCTGTTACGACAGGATGGGTCTTCATCGCCTAGCCTATGAACATAACGAAGCCGCCCGCAGGTATCGTCCGCAGGATGCCCGGGTGCTGCAGAATAAAACCTACCTAGAGGGTATTCTGCATTCACACGCAGATGATCATAACAACGGTGGCACGATATGA